GTTCGTCCTCGACAAGGACCGCAAGATCCTCAGCCAGGATCCGAGGTGGTTCATCTACTTCAAGAACCTCGACTCGCCCGACGGCTCGGTCCACCACCACGGTGACAACCTGACGGGTGCTGGCGACGATGACGACGAGATCATCGACGTCAACCTCGATCAGCTTCCCACCATCGCCCAGCGTTCGGTCTTCTCTGCGACGGTCTTCGAGGCTGTCAAGCGGAGCCACAACTTCGGCAACATGCAGAACGCCTTCGTCCGCGTGCTGGACGACAGCACCGGCATCGAGCTGGTGCGCTACGACCTGACCGAGGACTACGCGTCCGCCATCGGCCTCGTCGTCGGCGAGCTCTACCTCCACGACGGCGACTGGAAGTTCCGCGCCAAGGGCGACGTCTACCCCGCCGGTCTGGCCGGTCTGTGTGCCGAGCACGGCGTGGCGGTGAAGTAGAGCCAAGTCCAGGGATCAACACCCGCTCCACCAAGGAGCACCGGCTTTGACGCCTAGCGTCTAGCCAACCCCCTAGGGGTGGTCCTCATGCTCCAGCTCCGGCTGTGAAAACTTGGACCACCCCTTTCGACTATCTGGGCATATCCATGTCCAGAGTGTTCCATCGGGAGGAATCGATGGCACTGGAAAGTGACAACACCAACGTCAAGGACGACGACTCCGGCCTGGAGCCGAAGACCGTTGCCATCCTGGTGGCGATCGCCTTCGTCGCGGGCACGCTGTTCGGCGTGGCGATTCTGCCGCTGATCATGTGGCTGGTGAGGATCGCCTTCTGGACGGCTGTGATCATCGCGATCATCGGCCTCGTCTACAAGCTCCGGCCAGGGCGTTCCCGCTCCTAGCCAACCCTCATCGTGGGGGGTGAGTCTTCGGGCTCACTCCTCACACCGAGGTATCTGGACCCGGTCAGACCTGTCGGTCTCACTCGGTCCGTAGTAGGGTCAACATGATTTTTTTATTCTTCCATGTTGGCCCGCTTTTTTTATTCAAAATTTGGGTATAAAAATCCCCTACAACGGGGGTACGTTTGATTATTAGTATAAAAAATTTAGTACGAGTCTTCAGCGGCAGAGCAGTGGGTGGCCCCCGAGGGCA
This window of the Verrucomicrobiia bacterium genome carries:
- a CDS encoding TerD family protein, with protein sequence MDTVSLEKGENVNLSKMVADAGGTLTKVSVRAGWDAKSVNTTGPGFDIDISAFVLDKDRKILSQDPRWFIYFKNLDSPDGSVHHHGDNLTGAGDDDDEIIDVNLDQLPTIAQRSVFSATVFEAVKRSHNFGNMQNAFVRVLDDSTGIELVRYDLTEDYASAIGLVVGELYLHDGDWKFRAKGDVYPAGLAGLCAEHGVAVK